The DNA window CCAGAAGATGCTGCTGATCTTCTAAGGTTGCTGTTCATTTTTACCAATACTACAACAGAACAACTTGAAAATCTTAGTTAATTCTTGTTTGGCTCTCTTCATTATATTCTTTGTTAATTATTGTTTGGCTCTTACAACTGtgtttcttttaaatttgtagaaTGTGCCTCCAATGTGGTATACCAAAGACCTATTCACATGCACGAGGTATGGTATGCCCTGTTTGCAACGATAGACCACAGCAAATAAAAGAGCCAGAAAAGAAGAAGGGGTCTACTGTCAAAGATAAGGAGAAGATTAAAAGGATGAGGGGGCAATCATCGCACGCTTCATGGAAGAGTGAAACTGAGATGGCCCTGCGGCAACAATTTGACTGATTACTAACTAGTGTCACCAGAATTTCAGGAATACTGGCTGTTCTTTATTATGTACGCTGTGAGAACATATGTCCTGCGCCTACTGCGAGTAATATTCGGTTCCAGATTGTGTTTGCTGTATTTTCAATTGTCCTCCATGCGTGTATGATGGATTCGTTTGATAAGCTGTCTCATGGAAAATGTTTCTCAGTGAAATTCCGTCAAGGCCAAAGTTAGAGTTGTCCATTTGATTTACTCTTGCAATTGTTCCTCAAACAAGATTGGGAGTGGCGATCCTAATGTTGGGTCATGAGTGCCTGATGCTGTGTTGCTCTGCACCAGGGGACTGTTGAATTGTGTGAGTGGGGGCATGCATGTAGGTGTCATCTTTAGGGTTGTAATTGTAAAAGAAGaggtcaaacgacatatttgcaaacagaaaataatttatgaataaaacatgcTCATAGCAATAAAagtcaaaattgaaaaataaattttggtaaaaaaatcttaaaatcaacaatgaatttaatgttacaattcaaattttaagttataagcCTAACCAAAGCTAAAAGATGGGGTAATATTGAGGTTTGCGGTCGTCGTTGGCTCGTGCATTTTATTCTAATGAATTTCACCGTCAGTTCTAACTTTAGTTTTAGAAATGAAATCCATTCtgttttttcaaataagaaaattacttACAACACTAGtttaaagataaagataacACATATGGCTAAACATCTACGGAGTACATAACAGCTTGCAAGCTGGATGTGGTCCTTGTCTTCTCAAACTAGGAAACATAATATCCAAAATTAGTGACCGACCAAATTTAGCACACATCACTACCGCCAGCAGGCATCAAACTAAAGTGGAAAATAATGTTGGAGAGTAAATTAATTGTTCACCTAGTTTTTTACCACCATAGCCATCGAAGCCAATCTAGTAGAGACCCCAATGTCGTTCCCGTTGTCCCTCGACATGGAAAGTACCACCGTCATGCCAACACACGTGACCGAACTTCCTCACGTACGAAGGGGTTATTACGTTatatttgcaagaaaaaaataatttataaataaaattttatatatacggatgattgtttgtctttttacaacgaaaaataatttacgaataaaatttctatatattaattcttagcgatctaaaagctaagattaaaaaataaaattcggttaaaaaacctaaaaatcaacccataaagtttaaaattttaaattttagcttataaaaataaacagaagGAAAAATATAGAGCAATAACTCAGCAGACAACAGGCAAGTGCATGTCAGCATGTGGCGTAACATGGCCAACGTGAAATATAGACAAGGGCACAAGGCCGTACCAGACCTTCATCAGATGCACGTAAGTCGACCATTACTAGCACTCGTTAACTCGTACATTACTAATTTATACTTTGGCAGTGTCTTCCGGTTGGACCGGTTCGTGACAGTAACGTTATCAACCTATTTCTTTGATttgctgaaagaaaaaaaaaagtgtactCCAGCATAGTAAGGTAGAAACCTATGGTAGAAAGGATGAATGAAAGTGTGAAAGACGAGCAGTAGCCGCCGGATGTACGAGCGTCGTCGAGCGAAGCAGGTGTCAATGTGGCATTGCAGTGGCCCATGGGTCTTATCTAACATGATTGTCTCGTTTGAATAATGCACGTTTACATCCGATCGAGACGAATACGGCCTAAGAAATTTTCCACATCAGATCGGCATCAAGCCAACTAACAAACGCTAGCAACGACAGCGAGGCCCCACTGCCacgactcaccaactgatccATAGTCCCATTAATATACTCTCCACTCCCCCGATCTCCGCAGCTCACACACACCCAAACCCAGCGCCACTAGCTCCCAAGATCGGATACGATTCGGATCCATGGCTAAgatcgccgcctccctcctcttcctcctcgccgtcgcgtcctCCGCCACCGTGCTAACGCATGGCCGCGACCTCCCGACTCGCATCAAGGTGCGTCCGTCCGTCCTCATGGAACGTAGGCCTGCCTGTTGCAATCTCTGGTACCACTTCGACATCGACCGTTTAATTAGTTCCTCTTTGCGGTGTCGCAGCTGGTGAGAGgagccgacgccggcggcggcgtcgtgtcTTCAGACAAGGCGGAGTGCGTGTACACGGTGTACATCCGGACGGGGTCGATCTGGAAGGCCGGCACGGACTCGAACATCACGCTGGAGCTGGCCGGCGCGGACGGCAACGGGGTGGGGATCACCGACCTGCCGTCGTGGGGCGGCCTGATGGGTGAGGGCCACTCCTACTTCGAGCGCGGCAACCTCGACATCTTCAGCGGGCGCGGGCCGTGCATGGGCGCGACGCCGTGCTGGATGCGGGTGGCGTCCGACGGCACCGGCCCGCACCACGGCTGGTACTGCAACTACGTCGAGGTCACCGTCACGGGGCCGCACAAGGGGTGCGGGCAGCAGCTGTTCACCGTCGAGCAGTGGCTGGCCACCGACGCCGCGCCCTACAAGCTCGAGGCCATCCGCGACAAatgctcctcctccggcgacgacgc is part of the Oryza brachyantha chromosome 2, ObraRS2, whole genome shotgun sequence genome and encodes:
- the LOC102707093 gene encoding PLAT domain-containing protein 3, yielding MAKIAASLLFLLAVASSATVLTHGRDLPTRIKLVRGADAGGGVVSSDKAECVYTVYIRTGSIWKAGTDSNITLELAGADGNGVGITDLPSWGGLMGEGHSYFERGNLDIFSGRGPCMGATPCWMRVASDGTGPHHGWYCNYVEVTVTGPHKGCGQQLFTVEQWLATDAAPYKLEAIRDKCSSSGDDA